A window from Xiphophorus maculatus strain JP 163 A chromosome 17, X_maculatus-5.0-male, whole genome shotgun sequence encodes these proteins:
- the LOC102222208 gene encoding uncharacterized protein LOC102222208, which translates to MRIFLWLLFGLFVLKVVAASPRFSRQVDFDSYNTVDYDEREDNFEDNYDYGEMTVEDPEPEIEEPDRSDYNYPEPEVEAEEKEEEEEEELPLKPQAVPQGSGGSGVLMGPDTEKEVELRQATVDTLHVSGDFGGSIGSGETSAASGVSGSAVSGDILVSSGSGDFSGDIILIPGDPEEFIIINGSGEFLTGGDLLISGDISGSGDVTGSAFSGASGDSLPEDLKMVTELPFETGVSGDQSGSVFSGDLLSSGASGTSGDSGDSIESGYSEITWISGEEELLPSVDKIPEEALSASGTPSGDIDASVDIEASVDSEVSGTSGLPSVSGSGDIEVLVTIRPRVPEEEEEPFPTTTESPQEGKTSIEEDTGPSGLPLPEEPGETEVIDEELPVCLLCICLGGSVYCDDLKLNSVPPLPKDTTHFYARYNRITKISKSDFANMNKLKKIDLTANRITSIEDRTFMGLPELEEVIIRENHISQLPALPETMTLIDVSHNNIGSKGIHKEAFKDMTGLLYLYLTDNNVDYIPVPLPDSLRSLHLQRNNIQMMHEDTFCNLNDFNYIRNALEDIRLDGNPINLSKTPQAYICLPRIPIGNLI; encoded by the exons ccagaGATTGAGGAGCCGGATCGATCTGATTATAACTATCCTGAACCAGAAgtagaagcagaagaaaaggaggaggaagaggaagaagaattGCCTCTAAAACCTCAAGCTGTCCCTCAGGGTTCTGGTGGATCTGGTGTCCTCATGGGTCCAGACACAGAGAAAG AGGTGGAGCTGCGTCAGGCAACGGTCGATACTCTTCATGTTTCCGGGGATTTTGGAGGCTCTATAGGGTCCGGAGAAACTTCAGCAGCTTCCGGGGTCTCTGGGTCTGCCGTCTCAGGAGACATCCTGGTCTCCAGTGGCTCCGGGGATTTTTCTGGTGACATTATTCTGATACCTGGGGATCCAGAAGAGTTCATTATAATCAATGGATCTGGGGAGTTCTTGACAGGTGGGGATCTCTTGATATCTGGGGACATCTCAGGATCTGGAGACGTCACTGGGTCTGCTTTTTCTGGAGCCTCGGGAGACTCTCTCCCTGAAGATTTGAAAATGGTCACTGAACTCCCTTTTGAAACCGGAGTATCTGGGGACCAGTCTGGCTCTGTGTTCTCTGGAGATCTTTTGAGCTCTGGGGCCTCTGGAACCTCTGGGGATTCTGGGGACTCTATTGAGTCAGGATATTCAGAGATAACTTGGATATCTGGAG AGGAGGAGCTTCTCCCTTCTGTAGATAAAATCCCAGAGGAGGCACTGAGTGCTTCTGGGACGCCCTCGGGAGACATTGACGCCTCTGTAGACATTGAAGCCTCTGTAGATTCAGAGGTCTCTGGAACCTCTGGACTTCCTAGTGTCTCTGGGTCAGGAGACATTGAGGTCCTTGTGACAATTCGACCCAGAGTACCAGAAGAAG AGGAGGAGCCGTTTCCAACCACAACTGAATCCCCTCAGGAGGGGAAAACAAGTATAGAAGAAGATACAGGGCCCTCTGGCCTCCCATTGCCAGAGGAGCCAGGGGAGACCGAGGTTATTGATGAAG AATTGCCTGTTTGCTTGCTGTGCATATGCCTCGGTGGCTCGGTCTACTGTGACGACTTGAAGCTGAACAGTGTTCCACCTCTGCCCAAAGACACCACTCACTTCTACGCCCGCTACAACAGAATCACAAAGATCAGCAAGTCTGACTTCGCCAACATGA ACAAGCTGAAGAAGATCGACCTGACTGCTAATAGAATAACCTCCATTGAGGATAGAACGTTTATGGGCCTACCTGAGCTGGAGGAGGTGATAATCAGAGAAAATCACATCTCACAGCTGCCAGCCCTTCCCGAGACCATGACCCTGATTGATGTCAGCCACAACAACATTGGCTCAAAGGGTATTCATAAAGAGGCATTTAAA GACATGACTGGCCTGCTGTACCTTTACCTCACCGATAACAACGTTGATTATATTCCAGTGCCTCTACCAGACAGCCTACGCTCGCTACACTTACAG CGTAACAACATTCAGATGATGCACGAGGACACGTTCTGCAACCTGAACGACTTCAACTACATCCGAAACGCGTTGGAGGACATCCGTCTGGACGGAAACCCCATCAACCTCAGCAAGACCCCGCAGGCTTACATCTGCCTGCCCCGTATACCCATCGGGAATCTCATTTAA
- the LOC102221946 gene encoding caldesmon-like isoform X2: MSNKEIENFVKLRISNSYLFSGLRNSSKWAWRAILKHMGLHHRMTHRQASKKFENLKKRYKELKNPPAGVKVVPQSWPFFSLMDDAMEGRLQSSAPILKALPNNSNVSDFLIAPTRKRRKVSNMGVSSAVDEAAGIAEIEVQVYGDEVEAAAAEPAESEEVNGSIPEVDISTNCEPRERKSEQLLMQREKPHQDVAALDRERALLERERAVTERERAVMERERAVMERERAVMEREQLMLEKDRDALRSERLVLEKEKAKWQRLLVQKERTEEITEEDSKVMNSDAVDKRERVLSLLEKLAENI, from the exons A tgagCAACAAAGAAATAGAAAACTTTGTGAAGTTGCGGATCTCAAACAGTTACCTGTTCTCTGGATTGAGAAATAGTTCCAAGTGGGCATGGAG GGCCATTCTGAAACATATGGGTTTGCATCACAGGATGACTCATCGTCAAGCCtctaaaaaatttgaaaacttgAAGAAGAGATACAAG GAGTTAAAGAATCCTCCAGCAGGAGTCAAAGTGGTGCCTCAATCATGGCCTTTCTTCTCCCTGATGGATGATGCCATGGAGGGTCGACTGCAGAGTTCAGCTCCTATCCTGAAAGCCCTTCCTAATAACAGCAACGTTAGTGATTTCTTAATAGCACCCACACGCAAAAGGAGAAAGGTTTCCAACATGGGGGTGTCTTCTGCTGTAGACGAGGCAGCAGGTATTGCAGAGATTGAGGTTCAGGTGTATGGAGATGAGGTTGAGGCTGCTGCGGCAGAGCCTGCAGAAAGTGAGGAGGTAAACGGTTCCATTCCGGAGGTGGATATCAGCACGAACTGCGAGCCACGAGAGAGAAAGAGCGAACAGCTGCTTATGCAAAGAGAGAAACCGCATCAGGACGTAGCCGCTCTGGACCGAGAGCGGGCGCTGCTGGAGAGGGAGAGGGCGGTAACGGAGAGGGAAAGGGCTGTgatggaaagagagagagcagtGATGGAGAGGGAACGGGCCGTGATGGAGAGGGAGCAGCTGATGCTGGAGAAGGACAGAGACGCTCTGCGAAGCGAGAGGCTGGttctggaaaaggaaaaagcaaagtGGCAGAGACTTCTggtgcaaaaagaaagaacGGAGGAGATCACGGAAGAAGACAGCAAGGTGATGAACTCTGATGCAGTGgataaaagagagagagttctttctttgttggaaaaattggcagagaacatttaa
- the LOC102221946 gene encoding uncharacterized protein LOC102221946 isoform X1 — protein sequence MFIESRMDITAQPDHAYTNTMCDGIIPTEFTYKMSNKEIENFVKLRISNSYLFSGLRNSSKWAWRAILKHMGLHHRMTHRQASKKFENLKKRYKELKNPPAGVKVVPQSWPFFSLMDDAMEGRLQSSAPILKALPNNSNVSDFLIAPTRKRRKVSNMGVSSAVDEAAGIAEIEVQVYGDEVEAAAAEPAESEEVNGSIPEVDISTNCEPRERKSEQLLMQREKPHQDVAALDRERALLERERAVTERERAVMERERAVMERERAVMEREQLMLEKDRDALRSERLVLEKEKAKWQRLLVQKERTEEITEEDSKVMNSDAVDKRERVLSLLEKLAENI from the exons ATGTTTATAGAAAGCAGAATGGACATAACTGCACAGCCAGATCACGCCTACACCAACACCATGTGTGATGGGATTATCCCGACGGAGTTCACTTATAAAA tgagCAACAAAGAAATAGAAAACTTTGTGAAGTTGCGGATCTCAAACAGTTACCTGTTCTCTGGATTGAGAAATAGTTCCAAGTGGGCATGGAG GGCCATTCTGAAACATATGGGTTTGCATCACAGGATGACTCATCGTCAAGCCtctaaaaaatttgaaaacttgAAGAAGAGATACAAG GAGTTAAAGAATCCTCCAGCAGGAGTCAAAGTGGTGCCTCAATCATGGCCTTTCTTCTCCCTGATGGATGATGCCATGGAGGGTCGACTGCAGAGTTCAGCTCCTATCCTGAAAGCCCTTCCTAATAACAGCAACGTTAGTGATTTCTTAATAGCACCCACACGCAAAAGGAGAAAGGTTTCCAACATGGGGGTGTCTTCTGCTGTAGACGAGGCAGCAGGTATTGCAGAGATTGAGGTTCAGGTGTATGGAGATGAGGTTGAGGCTGCTGCGGCAGAGCCTGCAGAAAGTGAGGAGGTAAACGGTTCCATTCCGGAGGTGGATATCAGCACGAACTGCGAGCCACGAGAGAGAAAGAGCGAACAGCTGCTTATGCAAAGAGAGAAACCGCATCAGGACGTAGCCGCTCTGGACCGAGAGCGGGCGCTGCTGGAGAGGGAGAGGGCGGTAACGGAGAGGGAAAGGGCTGTgatggaaagagagagagcagtGATGGAGAGGGAACGGGCCGTGATGGAGAGGGAGCAGCTGATGCTGGAGAAGGACAGAGACGCTCTGCGAAGCGAGAGGCTGGttctggaaaaggaaaaagcaaagtGGCAGAGACTTCTggtgcaaaaagaaagaacGGAGGAGATCACGGAAGAAGACAGCAAGGTGATGAACTCTGATGCAGTGgataaaagagagagagttctttctttgttggaaaaattggcagagaacatttaa
- the LOC102221681 gene encoding zinc finger CCCH-type antiviral protein 1-like: protein MSKTKVVYYNPAMASAYESDEETFSGSESEVSDESDFESESEQESDSEDDSQVCTKQPCKYYNRGGCKGGASCSYLHVCKYFLTGNCRYGSSCKLSHSLGGRRSSGECASSEDQSAASNPQLTDGRPYQWQINDGKGWRDVENDHIIEAQYSLPHTKSIKIYNTSYGAVCIDFNKIRIYEKKNLKVRRLDDGNTVWDWYCTLSRKWRKYGDKNSKGNPGPVKSSDIERKFQSNPKSSFTFTAGGESFQIKFPEMRQVGKKKNRKVTRRPVFRQQQGIAGAAHVATSFKKLSVGTKPQWQFEGNSGNWHNFKGRSGTSSECSITSDDIESKYQLNSTDSMKFKINGQPYKLDFGAMIQINQTNNRKRKIRRVLV, encoded by the exons ATGAGTAAAACGAAAGTAGTTTATTATAACCCGGCAATGGCGTCTGCTTATG agtCTGATGAGGAAACTTTTTCTGGAAGCGAATCAGAAGTCAGCGATGAGTCAGACTTTGAGTCGGAGAGTGAGCAGGAGTCGGATTCAGAGGATGACAGTCAG gtTTGCACAAAGCAACCCTGCAAATATTACAACCGTGGCGGTTGTAAGGGTGGGGCCAGCTGCTCTTACCTGCATGTGTGCAAGTATTTCCTAACAGGAAACTGCCGCTACGGATCAAGCTGTAAACTCAGTCACAGTTTGGGTGGAAGGAGATCATCTGGGGAGTGTGCCAGCTCCGAAGACCAATCAGCAGCAAGCA ACCCCCAACTTACTGATGGTCGACCCTACCAGTGGCAGATAAATGATGGAAAGGGCTGGAGGGATGTTGAAAATGATCATATTATTGAGGCCCAGTATTCTCTGCCCCACACTAAAAGCATCAAAATATACAACACATCATATGG GGCGGTGTGTATAGATTTCAACAAAATACGAATCTATGAAAAGAAGAACTTGAAGGTGAGGCGCCTGGATGATGGCAACACTGTGTGGGACTGGTACTGCACCTTAAGTCGGAAGTGGAGGAAGTATGGAGACAAG AACTCGAAAGGCAATCCAGGTCCAGTAAAAAGCTCCGACATAGAGAGGAAGTTTCAGAGCAACCCGAAAAGCTCTTTTACTTTCACAGCTGGTGGGGAAAGTTTTCAAATTAAGTTTCCAG AAATGCGACAggtgggaaaaaagaaaaataggaagGTCACACGGCGACCTGTGTTCAGACAACAACAAGGAATAGCAGG agcCGCTCATGTAGCCACATCGTTCAAGAAGCTTTCTGTGGGCACCAAACCACAGTGGCAATTTGAAGGAAACAGTGGAAACTGGCATAACTTCAAAGGCAGG TCAGGCACTTCGTCTGAGTGCTCCATAACCAGTGATGACATCGAGAGCAAGTACCAGCTAAACTCCACAGACAGCATGAAGTTCAAAATAAACGGACAACCCTACAAGCTGGATTTTGGAG CGATGATTCAGATCAACCAGACAAACAACCGCAAACGCAAGATCAGACGAGTGCTGGTGTGA
- the LOC102221414 gene encoding uncharacterized protein LOC102221414 gives MSDNHYQWQLLNGNQWLNIDNDHVIETHYCQPGAKGISINTSLGKVFIDFDELKTNNPALRVQRLSLVPQGQEEDIGWYFRDDSLWCEYGSQSSNMSSSSINSKDIETHFTQNPQGVIQFSVGSTGYSLDFSTMTQTNVTTGLRRNLRRRPKFTSSPANIISASFLPLASQSQLYNPSFKWEFMGDEGQWTEYQAHICSLDSAAIEKQYQLNPQGQILFSIRNFSYKLDFARMCQINNNIGTRRSVRRSPDNGAQKNNSSGTNVRWQFQDIDGIWKDYSKSYCQCSVSSPDIELQYQQNQSGIMTFATRRFSYELNFSAMTQRNLSTNATRSVRRLLQ, from the exons A TGAGTGACAATCATTATCAGTGGCAACTGTTGAACGGCAATCAGTGGCTGAATATTGACAACGATCATGTGATCGAGACTCACTACTGCCAACCTGGAGCAAAGGGGATCAGCATCAACACAAGCCTAGG GAAAGTTTTTATAGACTTTGATGAACTGAAGACTAATAACCCAGCACTGAGGGTGCAGAGACTGAGCCTTGTCCCTCAGGGTCAAGAAGAGGACATCGGATGGTACTTCAGAGATGACAGCCTGTGGTGTGAATATGGATCACAG AGCTCCAACAtgtcatcatcatccatcaACAGCAAAGACATCGAGACTCATTTCACTCAGAATCCTCAGGGAGTCATTCAGTTCAGCGTTGGCTCGACTGGATACTCACTGGATTTTTCCA CCATGACCCAAACCAACGTCACTACAGGCTTACGCAGAAACTTGCGCAGGCGACCGAAATTCACCTCAAGCCCCGCAAA CATTATTTCTGCTTCATTCCTGCCTCTGGCTTCACAATCCCAGTTATACAATCCCAGCTTCAAGTGGGAGTTTATGGGAGATGAAGGACAATGGACAGAATACCAAGCACAT ATATGTTCACTTGATAGCGCTGCCATTGAGAAGCAATACCAGCTGAACCCACAGGGCCAGATCCTCTTCAGTATCAGAAACTTTTCATACAAACTGGATTTTGCCA GAATGTgccaaattaataataatattgggACAAGAAGAAGCGTGAGGCGGAGTCCGGACAACGGagctcagaaaaacaacag CTCAGGTACAAATGTCCGTTGGCAGTTCCAAGATATCGATGGGATTTGGAAAGATTATTCCAAA AGTTATTGTCAATGCAGCGTTTCCAGTCCAGACATTGAACTCCAGTACCAGCAGAACCAGTCAGGCATTATGACATTTGCCACCCGCAGGTTCAGCTACGAGCTCAACTTCTCAG CCATGACTCAGAGGAACCTGTCCACAAATGCCACCAGGTCAGTGAGACGACTTCTCCAGTGA